AAGGGTGACCGTGCAGTCCAGGGCGTCTTGCAGGGCAGCCGCCAGACCGGCGGCCTTGGGATAATAGTTTCAAACCGTGCAATAGAATATTTCGATGTTCATGGCTGATCCTTTTCCGGGGAAGTTCTGCCATTGCTGGCGTGCATGTCCCCATGCTATTTCTTTTTGGCCCAGGAATCCCTTATGGTGACAGTTCGGTTGTAGACCGGCATGCCCTGGTCGTTGTCCCTACTGTCCCGGCAGAAAAATCCCTGACGTTCGAACTGGAATCCCTGCTCGGGACGACCTTGGGCCAGAGCGGGATCGGCCTTGCACCCCGTCAGGATACGCAGGGATTCGGGATTGATGAACTCCTTGAAATCCTTGCCCTTGTCCGCAGTGGGAAAGGGAACCGAGAACATCCGGTCGTAGAGGCGCACTTCGATATCCAGGGCATGGCGGGCCGAAACCCAGTGCAGGGTCCCCTTGACCTTGCGTCCGTCAGGAGCGTCCCCGCCCCGGCTGGCCGGGTCATGGGTGCAATGGATTTCCTTGATGGCGCCGGTTGTTGTATCCCGGATCACCTGGGTACAGGTGACCAGATAGGCACCGCGTAGACGCACTTCCCGTCCGGGAGCAAGGCGGAAGAATTTTTTGGGCGGGTTTTCCAGAAAATCATCCTTTTCAATGTAGATTTCCCGGCAAAAGGGCACCTTTCTCGTTCCCATGGCCGGATTCTTGGGATGCACGGGGAGTTCGAAATATTCTTCCTGGTCGTTGGGATAGTCGGTGAGAACGATTTTCAGGGGCTTGAGCACGGCCATGGTTCTCGGAGCCGTATCATTGAGGGCATCGCGCACGCAGCTTTCCAGCACTCCCATGTCCACGCAGCTGTCCTTGCGGCTCACCCCGATGCGTTCACAAAAGGCACGGATGGCCTCAGGGGGAAAGCCCCGCCTGCGCATTCCTGACAGGGTGGGCATGCGGGGATCGTCCCATCCGTCCACCAGTCCTTCCCGGACCAGTTCATGGAGTTTGCGTTTGCTGGTTACCGTATAATTGATGTTCAGCCGGGCAAATTCGATCTGTACAGGGTGGCAGGGAACGCTCACATGGTCGAGGATCCAGTCGTACAAGGGCTTGTGGTCCGCGAATTCAAGGGTGCACAGGGAATGGGTAATGCCTTCCAGGGCATCGGAAATGCAGTGGGCGAAATCGTACATGGGATAGATGCACCACGTTGTTCCCGTTCGCGGGTGCGGGGTCTTGATGATCCTGTAGATGACGGGATCGCGCATGTTCATGTTGGGGGAGTTCATGTCGATTTTGGCCCTGAGAACATGGGTTCCTTCCTCGAATTCTCCCTGGCGCATCCTGGCGAACAGATCCAGGTTTTCCTCAACCGAGCGGTTGCGAAAGGGGCTTTCCTTGCCGGGCTCGGTCAGAGTACCCCTGTAGGCGCGGATGTCCTCGGCCGAAAGTTCGCACACATAGGCCAGATTTTTTTGGATCAATTCAACAGCCAGGTTGTACAGGGTTTCAAAATAATCCGATGCATGGCACGGTGTATTGCCAAAGGAAAATCCAAGCCATGTGACATCGCGGATGATCGCGTCAATATATGTCTGTTCTTCCTTGGCAGGGTTGCTGTCATCAAAGCGGAGGTTGCAATGGCTGCCTGCATAGGATTCGGCAAGACCGAAATTGAGACAGATGGACTTGGCATGTCCGATGTGCAGGAAACCGTTGGGCTCGGGGGGAAATCGGGTCACGATGTGCGCGTGCTTGCCCTGGGCAAGATCCTTGTCAATGATGGCTTTGATGAAATGGGATGAGGGGGTTGATGCTGGTGTTGTCATGCGTTGATCCTTGATTGATAGGCAGAGTGCAGAAAACAGAAAAAAGATGACGGAACGAAAAGATGTGTCATTCCGGACATGCTCCAGGATATCTCCCCGGCGGGCTTTGCCTGGATGGTGGGGCACAAGGCGGTCTGCCGGTGTTGTGCCGAGGAGCACGGGGAGAGAAGGACGTTCACGAAAGGCAATGGGCTGACGCGATCATTCAGCGCAGTTTATCGTTCCTCAATCCGGTCCCAGAGCAGGCTCTCTTTGGGGTGCCCCTTGGGGGACTCTTTGGGATAGCCCATGGCAATGATCGATTCCACTTCCAGGTGATCTGGCAGGTCGAGCACCTGTTTGATGTAGTCGCTTGCGGGTGCTCCTTGCTCGTGCATCCTTTTTCGTACCTGAATCCAGCAGCTCCCAAGGCCCAGGCTGTGGGCGGTCAGGTGCAGAATGAGCGAGGCGATGGACGCATCCTCCACCCAGACATCGCAAAGGGACGGGTCAGCGCATACAACCACCCCCAGGGGGGCGTTCTTGAGAAATCCGGCCCCGTGCGGTTTGCATGTGGCAAGGGTTGCAAGCAGAGACGTGTTGGTGACGAACAGAAAGTGCCAGGGGTTCAGGCTGCGGGAGGAAGGCGCACGAAGAACCGCTTCCTTGAGGGCGGCCACAAGCTCCGGGGCAACGGGACGGGCATCAAAGGCCCTGATGCTTCGTCTGGTGCGCAAAAGGTCGAGCATGGCAAACTCCTTGGACTGGGATGGATCAAAGGTACCATAAATGTCCTTGCGCCTGGGGTTCTGTCAAGCCGCAATCCGGGTACCAGGACGCTTCCAGCGTTTCCTGGGGCCCAA
The Desulfoplanes formicivorans DNA segment above includes these coding regions:
- a CDS encoding glutamine--tRNA ligase/YqeY domain fusion protein; translation: MTTPASTPSSHFIKAIIDKDLAQGKHAHIVTRFPPEPNGFLHIGHAKSICLNFGLAESYAGSHCNLRFDDSNPAKEEQTYIDAIIRDVTWLGFSFGNTPCHASDYFETLYNLAVELIQKNLAYVCELSAEDIRAYRGTLTEPGKESPFRNRSVEENLDLFARMRQGEFEEGTHVLRAKIDMNSPNMNMRDPVIYRIIKTPHPRTGTTWCIYPMYDFAHCISDALEGITHSLCTLEFADHKPLYDWILDHVSVPCHPVQIEFARLNINYTVTSKRKLHELVREGLVDGWDDPRMPTLSGMRRRGFPPEAIRAFCERIGVSRKDSCVDMGVLESCVRDALNDTAPRTMAVLKPLKIVLTDYPNDQEEYFELPVHPKNPAMGTRKVPFCREIYIEKDDFLENPPKKFFRLAPGREVRLRGAYLVTCTQVIRDTTTGAIKEIHCTHDPASRGGDAPDGRKVKGTLHWVSARHALDIEVRLYDRMFSVPFPTADKGKDFKEFINPESLRILTGCKADPALAQGRPEQGFQFERQGFFCRDSRDNDQGMPVYNRTVTIRDSWAKKK
- a CDS encoding nitroreductase family protein, whose product is MLDLLRTRRSIRAFDARPVAPELVAALKEAVLRAPSSRSLNPWHFLFVTNTSLLATLATCKPHGAGFLKNAPLGVVVCADPSLCDVWVEDASIASLILHLTAHSLGLGSCWIQVRKRMHEQGAPASDYIKQVLDLPDHLEVESIIAMGYPKESPKGHPKESLLWDRIEER